The genomic DNA agtaataatacaattaagagcaagataaatacaatgactttggttctagcaagtacaagtatgacaaaatacgattcaataacagagcagataacagtgtcagtgatagttacatcaggatataattaaatacaaaatactacagattaaataacacttgacagattacagtactctaaagtacaggattaaatgcagtaaaatagggggcagataagagcaggtAAAGCGCATttaggaagagtgataagtgtccgggggaaaaaaagaggagttctacaggtgctgtctgaagaggtgagtcttgaggaggcgccggaaggtggtcagggactgggcagtcctgacatctgtaggaaggtcattccaccactgcggagcgagggtggagaaggaggcaggggagcgtagaggaggtagagccagtcttctagtgcaggaggagcagagaggtcgagtgggggtgtagggagagatgagggtctggaggtagctgggtgcagtctggtcaaggcatctgtaggctagtacaagagtcttgaactggatgcgagcggtgatcgggagccagtggagttgcgtgggagaagcgaggcatagagaacaccaggcgagcagcggagttctggatgagctggagcggatgggtggcggacgcagggaggccagccaggagggagttgcagtagtctaggcggaagagtaccagggcctagagaagctgggtggtgtagttggtgaggaagggtcggattcttcggatgttgctcaggaagaatcggcaagtgcgtgccagagtggagatgtgctgggaataagagaggcaggggtccagggtgactccgaggttcttagctgaggaggagggagagagtgtggtagattccagaggaacagagatggagagatcagaggaggagggggaggagggaaagaaaaggaggtcagatttaaagaggttgagtttgaggtgatgcaagtgcatctaggaggagatagcagacagataggtagagatatgggaggggatggtggagtcagaggtggggaaggaaaggaaaatctgagcatcatcagcatagaaatggtatgtgatgagggggcccagggagcgggtgtagagagagaacaggagaggacccaagactgacccttgggggactcctgttgagagagggcgaggtgtggaggttgctccacgccaggttacctggtaagtgcggttggagaggtaggaggagacccaggccagaacagtgccagagattcccaggtcagcgagagagggtagtagaatagagtgatcgacagtgtcaaaggcagcagagaggtcaaggagaattaggacagaggagagagaggcagctcgggcagagtttagtgagttggtgacagacaggagggcggtttcagtggagtgagcagagcggaagccagattggagagggtcgagcagggagtggttggacaggaaagcagagagctggcggtgtacagcccgctcgagggttttggagaggaagggtaggagggagacaggacggtagctctggagggaggtggggtcgaggataggttttttgaggaggggagtgatacaggcttgtttgaaggcagtgggaaagagaccagaaaggagagaggtgttgagaagggaggagatgaagggaagttgagcaggagcaggaggtgagtggggagggggtccagggcacacgtggtgggtttgtgaccctggagcagggaggagaggtcagagtctgagaggggagagaaggtggaaaaggagggtgagttagtaggggatgcagtgggtgtaggggttggagcaggagggggtacaggggagggagaggtgttaaaaagtttgcggatatctgagattttagaagagaagaaagaggcaaagtcatcagaggagatagaggaggagggggagggtttaggagggaggagaaggtagagaatagtttacttGGGTTGTtggtggaggcttggattacagattggaaataagtacatttagcagaggagagagtagaggagaaggaggagaggagagtggggtagaggtctagggcagcagggagtttggttctcttccatttcttttcagcagatcgcagtgtgattcttgctgagcggagcgcagaggaaagccagggttggggaggggaggggcgagcaggtcgggaggtgaggggacagagggagttgagggaggaggtgagggaggagaagagggtggaggtagcagagtctacagagagttgtgcgaaggagtcgataggagggaggtgagagagagcagtggagagaaggacagagggggagagagagcggaggttacggcgagaggtgacagtgggggtaggaggagcagggagagaggggagagacagagaaaaagagatgaaatagtgatcagagaggtccagggggtgacagagggtggacgggcagcaggccctggagaaggtgaggtccagttgacggccagctttgtggctGAATGTGCATTCTGATGCCTGCAAAAACATGTATGCAACATTAGCTACATTATTTGTTACACGTCATGCAGAGTTACTTCTCTACGAGATGTTCGTGTTTAATGTTAATGTCGCAGGATTGAAGGGCTACAGCTGGATCTGATGTAGCACCACTAAGCTAGAAACTGTAGTTCTTATCCCAATAATATCTCTGCTTTCTTCACTAAGCTATAAACTGTAGTTCTTATCCTAATAGCTCTACTTTCTTACTTGCAGCAGTGAGAAGTTGCCAGAAGACTTCATAACTTCCCTctatatgtgtgtttttgtttgttttttttcctgaagggtGCTGCTATTCAGATGCAAGCTTGGGGTGCTGCAGTACACAGTTGTTAGACCTTTCACCACTGTTATAGCACTGTAAGTATGATCACCTCAACGCATATTTGGGATATACAGTACCAATAACTCCAGTTGAATATATGAGGAATGTTGTTGAGTTTTACAactcattattagtagtagtagtcgcagtattagtagtcatagtagtagtaatagtagtagtaatacagtaatccgttgtgtatccgccagtcacatatctgccctaaccaTTTGTCCACCATGATCAAGCACTTCAGCAACGTCACCCACGTGTACAATGCTAATGTAAACCTgtgcattttgctactgtgtgAATTATCCGACACTAATGTAAGTGaatacagcactgtggcagggcaggagccccgtgcatgaagagggttttttgtgtaaatgtatatttcaaATAGTGTTAGTTTATTGTAATtcattaatgaagtacctgacgctcctgggagagcctgtgtgttgtgtgtgattaccaggtgtggaatctaatcagcaggtaggtgtgttacAGCAGGGGCATCAGGTATGAAAAAAGGTTtcatttattcacctcagggctgctgcaaaaccaaagccatcTGGGCTAAAGAAGCTGCAATtctcctgtttgtgtgtgtgagagaaccagaaccagggttggataccaaGCAGTGAGTAAGCGAATCGAAACCGCCGCCAGCCGGGCAAGTAGCCGGAGCATTTATTATTGATCAGAGAacattagttcagagattgtagatcccaccaaagttttcgtacactgtgttgtatgtactccgtgcgctgccattgctggtagtgtcacgtgagctgttcagtgtgttgatatgtaaataaatcatgtcCGCCTGTCACTCAGTAGCGAATgtacgcacccacacggcagacggctaccctgtcacaagcattaataccctgcatctttctaaagAAGGGATATAGGGTAGCTcactaataaaagctgaatctcaaaacaataattgtgaatATAGTActtgttacagctgtgtaaaatggtatttaaaacaggattaatttatccgactttttacatatctgcccttactgagGTCCCACCGCTGTCAGATACGCAACGGACTACTGTAATAGTTTAGTTTTTACAATGAGTTTCAGTTTATCAGAGATGGAGCATGAATTTTCTTAGTTTTCACTCTTCAGTTTTAAGTACTAtacttaagcaatagaacccaaagGCGAGTgcatttaacataacgagaagggccttaccagacaaTAAAGCCCTCTTATCTTGAGTAatgtggtttgctcagaattccagcGGTGGACGCTTCGTGGGTATTTCCAATTGccaaataatacctcaatactaaaaaaaaaaaccttcatggagctgttcttcagttcaggtacctcgtacagaAAAGCGAACTTGGTTTGTgagctgtttgtaaaacatgtaaaagaataaaagtacaggtaacttttttttttttaattaggcttTAAGTGCATGTTTGTGTAAGCTTTAGTATTTAAGTTACCGTTAGGTCCTAAATTGTGTTGTTCAGTAACGTGTTCAtagtgtgttttaaagttttgttcaaagcctccttcctggctttgttGGCTTAGAGAAGGGAGCAccgtgcctgtgttgttactgtgatacgCTGAAGTAAAGTTACTGAAAGTAATCggactgcatccagttgtttgatttcttcaactcaTTGTTCAAAGTTCCGAAGACTAATtactattgtggttactgtatttctgctgacagcaaacactgttgttgatttggaacagtgattaaacatagtttgaaagataacttTCAAGGTACTTTATCAGAGAGTTAAACCCTTGTATtggccaatcaggttaaaggTAATCTCCAATCTATTTTCTAATATAGAATAGTGGTTTTCAAACAATCTTTTACTTGTATTACTAGTGACCACAATGCAAATTTGTCCTAAAAATACTAAGTAtgtcatataaaaaataaagaaaatatagacatatgcacttctaatttatttatataataaagcCAGTGTgcttctcatttaaaaaatacagcagctcATCTCAACTATACTGGATCTTAATTCCCATGGCCTGGAGACAAAAATCTGTTTTtgctagtttttaaaatgttatattgctCTGACAACAGTTCAAGCTTAATAGGTTAAACAgtcatatacatttatataaattaatacaatacctaagctaaaatacattattaacatactgaataaatacaaaaactactttcactttcctgttctaatcacatgctgcacaattcccagctaaatctaacAAAAGTATAACAGTTTGCGATACTGTTAAatcataaaatatgtaaaactgtaatattaggTTGTGAAGGCCTTGCTTTGCCTCACTGAATTAACTATAACGCAGAGGATGTCACACAGTAGTTAGTTATACATTTATTCGTGTGAGTATTTCAGGGagaaacagtacaaaagtagACTACTAAAATGTCCAAGCCATTTTTGCGGATGTGAAGTTTGTATGCCCCAGAAGTCCATCACCCTAATGTTTTAATGAAGTGCGGAGAAATGTTCCTTGAATCAGCTGAAGTGGTGGCGCCGATTCTGAAGGAATGTCTGGAGTAATTATCAGGAGGAAATCCAGCACATAGGAGAGCTGCACGTAGATGGTCGCAGAACCAATTCCTGGAAACGACTGATCCTTCTGGGGTGAGGAAGAGGGGTTCCGATGAGCTGGCGCCCAGGTGCATAGACAGGTAGCTTTGTGAATTTGAGCATGAACTTTATCGGAACAAGTACATTCGGCAACAGAGTAGCTGGGTTGGTAATTGCTGGTCTACTGGAACTGCAGGATGAAGAAATGCAGCGTTTGCAAAAAATTGTGCCCTAGGTCTACGATTGGACAGTCGAGTCCATAATGCTAAGACACCACCAACACCACCTGCAGGgatacaaaaccaaacaaaaaaaacgacaaGGAGACATAGACAAGAGGACTATTTTAAAGGAACAGTTTGATTTATGTATGTGATGAATGGATGGATTCCCCTTTCAGAACGACAACATAgtttccaaagaaaaaaaaaaaaaaattacctttttggtttttgtatttctgtccttataacagaaaataggatcacaacaaaacaaaaccctgaTCACTATACATAACATTTACCTTgtaagttgggccagtgtttggaaagcgtGAAGCATACCTGCATTTGTGTCCCCCCAATTCTGACTTGCTTgacaaatctgaagcagcactttgttgatcctgtcTTTTATGTTAACCCACACATCACTTGGCATTTTAGAAAGTGTTGCGCAAATCatggcaaggtggtaaatcggtgcTTGGCAAAACATGTTGTTCAATGTATTTCTAATatctatcaactatgtaatttatggtggacacagacgtggatttttccttcaaattcatgtgcagcagtgTTCGTTCGAATATTCAGGTAGTTTCtccgcactaaagaaaataatattactgtgtatCGCTGTTTTCACATCGCACTACTAAAAcaaaatgggcagagatttgtgatgcatgccacaattaaatctgatcaaaatgaaagctcagccaatcaacatgcagcgATTAAACtgatgttaaagagtaagtagcgggggtTCCcaaaaaaaatatagtgttatatgtccccatgtgttgctacagctgtttaaataacgtacctctaatttttcttttcattgttaacatcctgacaacttttaaagcctgtttcaaagctattttcaaaatgcccgctgtagtgcactggagtttgagatctttcctcctaaatcactgcaggaagagagatttaaaaaaataaataaattaaaaaaaaataaacttaggTGCtgacttttctgttccgtaccataTCATGGGTCATTGCTGTGttgacaatgtgagcaataatccttacactatcagtgcactagaactgacattttgaaaagagctttgaaacagactttaaagttataagtgtaaaaagttcgcaagatgttaacaatgaaaagaaaaattacaggtatgttatttaaaccgttgtagcaacatgtggggacgtataacgctctATTTTTCCGAATCCCTGCTCCTTACTCTTTAGTGTTGGCTAATGGCAGCTAACAGAAAGCAGTATGAGTAATcggaatgcaagcagcatgaactgcgCTGAATGAAAGCTGAATAGTGGAACCGATTAAGATAAAGGTTGATTAAGAGAGGTGTTGCTGGGATGCTGCTGTGGCCGCATGCCACATATCAATATTGTTCACACAACAATAAAATGactcatgtttgttttattaaagaatCTGTCAGCTATGTGGAGTGTATGATGAAGGAAACTTCAGCACCAAAAATGCTTGGACCTACCTGGTGATTTTCAACAATTTATCACAACTGGTATGTTTATTTTCTAGTAGGTGGTGCACCATTTTTTTCTCCATCACAAAAGCTCATGTTTGtttctcaattttctttttttgctattCCCATAGATTCATACAAAAAATAGCCCCAATTGCAATGTGAACATTTTTACCCAACAATTGTACAATCTTATAATCCATTATCAATAAATCTCTTAATAACAGATGTGTGAAATAGTTTGTGAACAACAGGTGCCTTTTGTTTCGGTTGGATTAtcagttctttcatttctttctaCAACACACACTTTAACTGTACCAGGTTCTTTTAAAAATCAGATGACCCTCTATTGCTCAATTGTAGACTTTATACCCCCACACACTATGGTTTTTACTGAGATTGTACCTCTTTATCTTAAAATGTTTACATAATACCGGTAGATTAAAATGCTGCATGTGAATTGCACCGTTAAAGTCAAACATACTTTTATAGTCAAATCATGTCACCCAGTGTGGACCAGAAATCTTTTCCATCtcaattatatttttgtaatgtgtttctaATGCCTGTTGATACTGATTCCAgtttgtaaatggaaaactaccGATACTGGTTTTAAGTGAACTTAagtgaacacatttattttcttattatacAGTGTTTTACATTACAAAGTGAATGTATCTTAAgcttataaataaaacaaacattttgcatcCACTAATAGTTTAAGCAGGGCTTCAAAACTGATTTAGGAATATGTAAAGTTGTATTCAAAATTAActccggaaaaacactggaaatggttactcaattcactttgacttcacccctttccaaaaaaaattaaaaaattaaaaattacctttcccagtgcagttgggcaatgtccctccgtcctgacttgtatctatcattgattcgttctgaatactttaaacccaccccaactactgagtggcagcaaattcctacatttctattggagactcctcttgcgagatttaaaacgaaatTACAATTAGAAGGCTAGTTCGCCTGATTTAAAACTACATAGCAGTTAGATGgggagaattcaaaacagaattgaaaaatgtaaaacaatgcctagaaacaaaaaaaaaaaccctagaagaatatgcccgtgaccataaggatttcagtGTGGAAGACAGccaaggaaagaaggtacaacttgaGTTACTCTATatactgtgacagaaaaaaacgcccaagcattttggaaagtaaccgaaaacaataattgcatacagtatataaaaagtggaagccatgaaaaaaaaattacataaaactgaaagctaaaaataagcagcgaaaaatgaaattaataataactgaaaaacagaagccctagttatagaTCACCATCTTATTGGATTGCAATATAGTTAAATAAGCGTTCAGTAACAATTTAACATTCTGGTATTGCATCCAGGCCTAAATCCGATTCGTAACTCGtattgaaaggtttttttttctttgtaaccCACTCAGAGACCATTGAATGAATATTTTAAATCAATGTTGTGTAACTGTAATGATGCTTCTTTTCCTTCCAGTTTGCCATGTACTGCCTTGTGCTCTTTTATAAGGCGCTGAGGGAGGAGCTGAACCCTATCCGTCCAGTTGGGAAATTCCTCTGTGTGAAACTGGTTGTATTTGTGTCCTTCTGGTAATTACTGAAATATTCACATTTTTGCCAAACCCCTGttgcatgcaaaacaaaatattacaaatgagCTTTCTATTTCCTAGGTTTTATTTAGAGTAGAATTTATAAGTGTACTACCaggtatgtattatatatataatatttgtatTACTCATTTGTTTTAACGTGCATACTTGCTAAGACTAAATGTGCATGGCTTAAATATTGAgcaaacaaaatggaaaataaagATAAGATTTCATAATTAAATTTACATCTGGTATTCGTGTTTCAGGCAAGCTGTTTTTATTGCGTTTCTGGTTAAAGTTGGGATTATTTCTGATTCCCACACCTGGGACTGGGACAGTGTGGAAGCTGTTGCAACAGGTTTACAGGTACGGTTGAGTGCCACATGAATAGCTTTCACAAGAAGTCATAGAATAAGtgtaaaacctttattttaaGGTTTATACTGTTTTTGTGTATATGtacctttttaaattattttcttaagGTAAACTGGCCAGAAAACGTATTAGTTTTCATGTTTGGAAGTGTGTTAGTTTCTATGAAAGTTTCTGAGGCTTATTGCTTCTGAAAGCCTTGTTGGATTGATCTGTAAATGTACAACTTCTGAATCGTAGGGTAATGAAACAGGCACAAATACAGCCTTTTATAACAAACCGTTCCCCCAAAAGACCCCAATAACTCACTACATAATAGAGCTACGAGCATAATAATTTTGGAGCACACATTGGTTTGATtgggctttttagaaaaaaacattattctagTTTGTATAAACAGACATTTTAGCATCATGCTGTAATAATTCTAAATAaagatgctttgtttttttttttgtttttttttctgtaggacTTTGTCATCTGTGTGGAGATGTTTCTTGCTGCGATAGCTCACCACTACAGTTTCACATACAAACCTTATGTACAAGAAGCTGAGGAGGGCTCATGTTTCGACTCCTTTCTTGCCATGTGGGATATTTCTGACATTAGAGCTGACATATCGGAACAAGTGCGCAATGTTGGTAAGTGGAAGACTTCTAAGCACAAGCACACTATTGTCACCTTACTAATCTTACATTATTAGATGTAGTACATATTTACAAATCTGTAAtctaaaatgcatattaaaattGTTTAGATACCAAATTTTTCATCTTTGACATCAGTGATCTTGACTTTAAATGGACAAGCTGTTATTACTCTATATATAGAAATGCAGTACAACAGCAAATCACCAGACTAACAAGCGACGCAAGCAGTCTGGTTAGCTGATTTTCTGAACAATTGGCCCACACCCCACATTACTAGACCAAAAACTAATACAAGCGTCTAGCTTACCAATCTAAAACAAACCAAGAGCCAAGAATAAATCCACTAAATAAAGTATAGATTTTAAAAGGATAAAAATCTAAATGGCAAGTAAATTActcttattttattaatttttttaaagggagAACAGTTTTAGGCCGTCCTcggaaaatgtatttttcagaagAACAGGAGCACAACGAGCACACCAGCCTTCTGTCCGGTGGAGCCCAGGAGCCTGCCACAGATGTCTCTTCTATGCCACCTTCCCCCACGGGTCGCTATCAAGGGTTTGGGCGGACGACCATGACTCCCCACTCTTTATCAGCGCCTGCAGGGCTCTTCAGCTCTGCCAGTGACACACAGTATGAAGATTTCCCAAATTCACTGCCCCAGGATACCAAGGAACTTCCAGATCAGGTCAATCGCACAGAGTCTTGATCACTTACACAACAAATGCCCTCGTTCTATTTTGATGTCTAAAAACTGTTCATGTCATTAAGGTATGTTCTAGTGCTTTGTGTAGATTTCATaaatacaggatttttttttgttttgttttccggCATTGACATTTGACCAAAAGCTGAAAGAGTTTTCGTAGCACAATGTTACAGCGTAAGGTTTGTCAAAATTGTGGTATTTTGTTCTTGAAGGACCTTTAAGCTGTTGGTGGCATTACattatgtttattttacttttgaataCTGACAGACAACCTGTGCTTTGTGAATGTTATGATTGTGTCGCACACAATACTGTGTCATGCCATACCTGGCCATAGTCTAAAATTCCTAATCATAGTATATTTATTAGATATATTGCTTTCACAGCCTACTAAACTGGGACTTTCTTTATATTCAGAGCTTACCAAGCTTAGCAAAAAACATTGAACCTTCAAGCAGAGGCTTCCTAGGTTTTTTACTGTCAGCCTTTATTAAAAAATTCTCAAAGGTCTTATGTTGATTGAGGATGGCAAGAATAACCAAATAGCTAAAGTCAAATGATCACTAGTATAGTTTACTGCAGATAATCAGCAATTACTTTTAGCACTTGGCTCATATCACAACTTGCAAATATATTGACCAACTGAGGAGGAACTTGTGCTACACAAAAGTGTTGACAGTTGCCAGCTCGTaagcaagtatttattttttttaaataatgttgaaATATACTTTTATGGAAACACCACAAACTCTCTAATAAATGGACCTATCAAATTACAAGAGCCTTCGGTGACAACAGTTGTTCTTAGTGCAGTTTCTAATAGAAAGGAGTCCATTATCACCTAAGCATATATATAAGGTTTGAGAGAGCAAGGGGATGCTAAAGGGAAGCTATGTCGCTGTGCCTTAGTGTCTGTATGTGGAATTGCTTGAAACAAAATTTCCTGTGGTTCATAAGATGTACATATCTTTTGCTCCACCAGTCAGAGGCAAAGAAGTTAATTGTGACCTAGATTCTGATACCCTCAAAAAAGTATGGAATGTCAATACCAAGTTCTGTCACCATCAGATAGGCggttctttttaaaaaaactacatgacctacttatgtatgtatgtatgtatgtatgtatgtgtgttttcTGGAGGATCCTGCTATATGATGCATTACTTCTGACTATTCTACCTTGATAGCACAGCTGTCCAGTTTCATTAGAGTATACAGTAgcactaattattattaatatgtggTTAAAAGTAAGTTCTGTTTCTGAATGGAAAACAGCTATGCCAAAaaagacacagtgggtcccaTAGTGCTAGATATGGAATTCAAGGTGTAGCCAAGTGATGCTGAAATATAATTATGTCCCTGCATAGGCATTTTGATGAGCTGAGGGATTAACActttgctcctccaaccccttcAATCATACTGCATGTTTGTTTTACACATATGTATGAGTCAACTATAcattttttgtgttcattttattacatGACTAGTGGCATTATAAAATAACAGGTACTAATAATTTGACCCTTTGTACAGACATACAATCAATAATTGTCATGACTGACACCTCCTAATGTTCATTGTACTTATAAGCCTTTTAACCTTTTATTAAGCAAATATTTCCTTATTCCAGCATGTgtgtggattattttttttaatacatacagtactactAAAAAGACACGTATTAGAAAACAACATACTTTACATAAAatctaattaataaaaaataatcaagaAAGACTACCATAAACAAtgaaaatataacaatgtatACATTATTTGGCATTGTTAATATTGTGATGTCAGGGGCAACGGGCTTAAAacaaaatacttgtttttttgtttaccaaATATATTCATTCCCAAAGTGTA from Acipenser ruthenus chromosome 2, fAciRut3.2 maternal haplotype, whole genome shotgun sequence includes the following:
- the LOC117409218 gene encoding transmembrane protein 184C-like codes for the protein MPCTCVNWRRWIRPLVVVLYILGLVVVLPFCIWELQKSEVGTHTKAWFIAGIFVFMTIPISLWGILQHLVNYTQPELQKPIIRILWMVPIYSLDSWIALKYPNIAIYVDTCRECYEAYVIYNFMIFLLNYLSNQYPSLVLMLEVKEQQRHLPPLCCCPSWPMGEVLLFRCKLGVLQYTVVRPFTTVIALICQLCGVYDEGNFSTKNAWTYLVIFNNLSQLFAMYCLVLFYKALREELNPIRPVGKFLCVKLVVFVSFWQAVFIAFLVKVGIISDSHTWDWDSVEAVATGLQDFVICVEMFLAAIAHHYSFTYKPYVQEAEEGSCFDSFLAMWDISDIRADISEQVRNVGRTVLGRPRKMYFSEEQEHNEHTSLLSGGAQEPATDVSSMPPSPTGRYQGFGRTTMTPHSLSAPAGLFSSASDTQYEDFPNSLPQDTKELPDQVNRTES